The Takifugu flavidus isolate HTHZ2018 chromosome 16, ASM371156v2, whole genome shotgun sequence genome contains the following window.
ccctcccatcaaCAATATCCTGTAACCTGCCCTCTGGATCAGTGGAGAGAAAAACCTGttttcacctgtgtttttgtGGCAAAGATTGAAAATAAAGGACCAGTCTGTATGATCCGCACCAGTTCACGACTTTATACAATATACAGTAGATACACAGGAAGGAGGggtgttcacccccccccacagatatTTTGTTCATGGTTATTTTCAATAATTTATTACAGCTCCTGTGAAATGGTTTACTCTTCTTAAAATGTGCCGTTGAGGTGCTGGACTAAGTTAAAGGACTGATGGCAGTGCATGGTCCTCATCTACAGATGCATTTTGCCCACCAACCGTTTCCACGGCAACTGGGAGACCATGTTTGCTGATCAAGCCATCGCTGTGGAAATATTCCAGAGCTGGCGAGGAAACCCACTTTCGCGGCCTTTTACAGATCTTGTCAGCGTGAAGTAACGTGTTGGTATCACTTCCTCATATGGCATACTTAAATAAGGGCGGCGCCGACAGCGCCATGATGAAGGCGTACGGGAGGATGGATCACCTGCCCTTTCAATTTCAAACGGACAATCCCGAGGCAGCTTTTAATATTGGATTTCTGATCAATAACACATAAATAAGCGCtcatgaaaagagaaaatactCAATAATAAACCCTTCATTAAGTATGCATAGCTAGAAGGTGGTACCAAAGTCACTCAGATGCTAGCTGACATTAGCAAGTCATGACAAACGGTCCCAGACTGAGTCAGTATccatgctggtggtgatggcagGCTTCACTCCCAACTGGCCACCTTTGCATTGACAGTCCCATCTCTGCGAAGAGCCACGGAGGAGAGGCTGTGCTAGCACGGTTTGATAAACAAACTTTAATCTCCTTAGAGCCGCCTCGGGCTCtgtggcaggttttttttatacacagaaagaaaaaaaaagaagagagcgGCTGCCTGACTCACTATGGTTCGGTCTGCCCGGCCTACCTTCATCAGTTCAGAAACAATTCCTCACTCCGTTCCACCACCTCTCATGTTTACCGTGCTAATCCAATCAGTGTCTTCTGTGTAGGGCTGCCCAACTGTGAGCAATCCTCCTTATACCCAtgattcctcctcctcacgctcCTTTCAAGACGGCCGCTTccaaagctttctttttttggtggaaACCGACAGATTTGTTTGGCTTCAGACGTAAAATCCCCTATTAGGTCGGCTTATTTCATGAGTAATGTATTTGTGGGTCGTGGCTCTCACAACTCTAGTTAAACTCAgtatcgctgccttcaggtTGTAGGGTTTTATTTGGCTACAATAgcaagtttttttctttctaatggATAGAAACCTGAAGCAGCTGTGCCAGTTTATGGAGAGCAAGCATTGCCTGCAGTTGTTTTGCTTCCTCAGTCTTATTTACCTTCTCAAGGGAGATTTGAGCGAACAAATCCCAAACCATTCTGCCTGATAtctctttcagctgcagcctcttctcTTTCTATGAATGCAGGGAAACAAGCAGGAAGTGTTGAGTTGAAACTGGGATCTTATCAGAGCTGTTGTGagcagggaagaaaaaaaaacagaccccCTGCTGAGAATGTGTGAGCCAAAGCTCCCAGTGGTCCTCCAGCACTAATGCTCCCTTGTTTACAGCATGATGACTGAAGATATCCAGGTAATGACTCGAAACCTTTTTGTCAATGGTCACCTGCTTTGTTTCGCCACCTCTCCCAGATGTTTCTCCTCAAGTCCAATGGCTGATGTAGCAAAGACCTCTGTCGTCGCTACTATAGCATCCTCTCGTTCTGCATGGCCTTGTAGTAATGCTCCTGCTCTGCGTGGCTGCGTGCGGACACGGAGGGCCGCCGAGGCAAAGTGGAGGTGCGGGACAGCGACTGGCTGTGGCCGTCCAACAGTAGGTCGGGATGTGGCGGAGGGGGGAGCATGCTGGAGGACGAGGGGTGCGGCGGTAGTGGCAAAGGAGACGATGATGGGTGCGGATGGTGGGACATTTGGGAGGACGAttggtgttggtgtgggtgCATTTGAGAGGAGGATGGGTGTGTTGCCATCTGACACGAGGAcgggtggggaggtggggggattTTACTGGAAGATGAGTGGGGAGGTGGGTGCGTTTGGGAGGGTGGTGGTAGTGGCGGTGgagccatctgagaagacagaTGAGGTGGGGGAGGCATGTGAGAGGAGGTCGgcggagggagagggggaggcaTGGGAGAGGAGCACGGCTGTGGAGGGGGAGGCAAGGGGGAAGAGGAGTGGGGGGACAGCGGAGGTAAAGGGGAAGAAGACAACTGTGGAGGAGGcggcagaggggaggaggtggtggggagaggtgggggaggaagctCAGCACCTCTGTCTGCACCCCcgctggctgaggaggaacactGGGAGTCTGTTTTCATGGGGAGTGTCCGGTAATCGCGGTACTGAGCGACGCTGTCCTGTCGCTGAAGAGCTGCCCGCTGTTTGTCCCCCGCCATGTCGGAGGCTATCATGTGTCCGCTGATGGTGTTCCTCCACTCCCATGGCTTCCCATTACTGGCAGACACGCGGACCACCGGATGATGGGGGGCGTGAGCGTCAATGGTTACAATGCTCCCGCTTCCAGCGATGCTCCCCGGGTTGCTCCCCATGCAGCTGTCGCGATCAGACGGGATCCGGTAATAGGGGGACTCGGAGCAGTTGGAGCCTCCGCCAGATGAGGAGCCACCTTCTGATGTCTTTGTAGATGCGGCGCTGGGTCCCTGCTGCTTAGACATGGCTATTACCTGGAtgataaaaggagaaaagactGGCATCAAGGGCTAGGACCTGCAGGATATCTATCAAAATATGTTGGACCATTCTTAAAACCTCTTGTTAAAGAACTGAAGACATCCTGACCCAACGGGTGTCAAACGGAGGTGAGGTCTTCTTACCTGAGTGACTCTTTGCTGGCTGGGGTGCTGGTTGGGCTGAGTGTTGGGCACACGGGGAGTAGACACCTCAATGGGGCCTTTGGATGGCTCCTTCACTGTACCCCCCTCAGTTAGTGACAGCCACTTAGCCCGGGTCTTGGCGCTCTTGGGGGAGACTGGTGGCGGGCGCAAGGCCTCTTCTGGGATGTGAACAAGTGGGGGTGCCACAACCATCCTGGGTGCAGTGGGGGTAGCAATGCCTTTGTTGGCTTGCACTGTGGGATAAAGAGAAGAAGGCATCTCCTGGTTCCTCAGTTCTCCCGatcctccttcatctccgtcTCTTTCGTCCGGCCCGTCCTCATCCTCCCTGGAGCTCTGGCTGCGGAGCTCCAGTGACCTCTGTTTCCACTCAGTCACCAGCTGCCGTGATCTCTGAGAGTCATAGGGGACGTGGAAGGTCATGTGACGTTGGGTGGTAGCTGGCTCGTCCGATGGGGAGATGGGGCTGTTACCATTTGCGACTCGGGGCAGGGTGTTGAATGTTACCATGGTTTCCTTGCCCATAGGGCCACGAGTTGCCAAGAGCTCCACGTCAGCGCTGGCTCGTTTCAGGGAGCCCAGGgaggccttttccctcctcactTTGCTCCGGGCCCCAGACCCCAGCCCTGcccccagctcctctctgctctcagacACCCTCGGAGTTTTCCGGTAGAGCGAGTCATGACTCCGCTGACTCAACACCCTAAGGCCATCCTTCTGCTGAGCCGGGGTCAGTCTCTGTACAGCCGGGgcatcttcttctgctgctttaaaattTCCCACTGCGTACACAGCCtgacagaggacagacagaaataaataTAACTTTTCTAAGCATCCTGAGAGCTCTCGGAGTGTCCTCCAGGGTTGGATATTATCCTTAGATCCTAGGGTAGAAATTCTAAACATTTGCCTCATGCAGTCTATGAGGACCTATGTTCTCTCCACCCAGGCTCTGCCCTGCACAACATTGAGAGCATTACCTCCTCCTGATTCCAGCTTTAGCACTTGATTAGCAACAACGCTGCATAACATTACCAGACTAGTTTATGTGAACTGGATAGATTCCCACGGAACAGAGCTGGAAATTTGTTTGTGCCTTCATCAGCAAAGACATTAAACCTCATCCCTCACCTTACCCCATGTTACCAGGATCGTTGCTAAGATACGGTGGCAGCTCATTTTAATTGTTGGATTGTGGGAAGACTAAATCCTCAGATGCGTTatgaaaaggtcaaaaatacaGTTGCCCTTCCAGGCTGAGCGAAGAAACTGACGACCAGTTGTTCGTCCTGTTTAGCATGAGAGTAACCTGAAACATTCCCGGTAACATTCCCGACCGCCTTGTCTCACAGTTCAAACAGTATTGAAACAGATACACGTCCCACCTCCTTAAAACAACATGAAAAGACAgtaagaggagggagaggcatGAAAAATGGCAATAACaagtttcttttaaatcaaGTGTGAAATTGTTCCAGAGAAATCTTATCGgattattctttctttcttttccctccgtAATAGGAAGAGCTATAAATAGAGcatgccaaaaaaaaaatgctgaaagagGTGGCAAAAAAAGCAGTGTTTGTTAGCACATGCTGCCACAGTGCTAAATTGTGACTAACACAAAGAGACACAGCAGCCAAAGCAAACCCACCAAAGCAATTCAAATTTATATGGATAGGTCTGTTTgcaaaacatatttttaaataaacaccaaCACGGAAAAATTCAAAAGGAATTTTGCAAGAACAAACGTATTTTTGTTAAGAAGCAattaaaaacaaccccccccccccccccaaactacTGTTGGTGTAATGTTCCCTGTTGTTATCTGTGTTCATTTATTCCCCATTCAAGTCCCACAAAACTCATTGTATTGTTCAATGTTTTGAGGAGATTTTGATGATTTGGTGTTTTGAGGTGAATTTTTAGCATAAGGCGGGGAGTCGAGGCGCTTCAAGCGGCAAGTTTGATTGTGCTGCTTGAGGCTGCTGAGACTCGTTTCACTCGGGTGAAAAATGTCAAAACGGGCAGCAAAATTTGCTTAAAAACATGCTGGCAAGTTGGGtcccaaaaaagcaaaaatcgCTTCCGGGGATCAAGAAACCTGGAGACCAGGGAGGATACCAGTACGTCTACCAATaggctaatgctgctaatgaaCCGGGCGTGAGCATTTCTatgtatttttatattaaaGTCCCACAAGCAGCCTGTTGACATGATGGATTGTTTGTCAAATCCAGTAGGTGTTTTGGTTAATTTAATATCCGATAGAAAATGGCTtcttgtgaaaacaattgttgCAGTGCATTTGGTTTGACGTTTCACACCCAGGAAGTGCAGTGTTACATGttgtgaaataaaataaatgtcgCCATGGTGTGCACATAGTGTTGTTTCCTTTTTGAGCCAGAAAGGCTATATAAGGTGTTGCTCCGTTTTTGCACTGAACCCCGTTTTGTTTCGCTGAATCCATGCCTCAATCAACTCTGAGACCTCCCGACTTCCTTCACAAATTAAGCACTGGCAGTAATACAAGCTTACATAACATACCTGGTGGCTATATGATCAAGCCACCACCAAaatttaccgtattttcgcgaccataaggcacaccgtattaaaaggtgcagtctcagttacggatGCCATTTCTGTagttaacacatacataaggcacgctggattatagggcgcgggtaAAACATACTGGTATGCtatcttaaaacatgcatgctagcatgtgtttagcaatgtactcacgtacatcatcttctgtatccgaaaataatccaaaatggcttttgcgaaagccgAAAAGcctttacagattttggaactcggtaCACACATAGGGCGCACCACATTACAAGGCgccccgtccattttggagaaaatttacGACTTTTAAGTGCCCCTTATGGTCGCAAAAATACGGTAATCTTCCATGAACCACAATCAacattttgagttattttgcgtAAAAATGCTGGCTGTGGAGGTAATCATTTCCTTTACACATAACAAGCTTTATATCAAGCTGAAATGTTCCCTGAGGATGCGCTTGGTTTACTCACCAGGTAGACACCAATGCCGGCTCCTACCAGGTACCCCACGTAGACGTCGATGGGGTGACTGCGATACTGGGTGATCTGGGTCAGCCCCGCGAGGCCCGCAGCCATGCAGAAAGCAAACACCAGCAGCGGCTTCAGGAGcttggtggtgctgctgatggtggcaTTGAAATACATCTGCACGGAAGGAAGAGGAATGATCAGATGCGAGGTCTTTCACATGTCCGTCACATGCGGTTTGAGATTTGGTGATCGATAGAGAGAAAACAGGCCGTAAGTTAGCAGTTAGCTCAGCTTATTAGCACAAAGCAAACTTTGGGGAGACAGTTGCCTGGCTTTGTTACCCGCATCAATAACCTCACCTTTAAAATCAATAGGTGACAACATGTTCAGTAACAACTGAAATGTGATGGATGACAGGGTGAGAGTGGGGAGGAAAGCTGGAGGATCAGCTGCATGCTCGCTATACTGTGTTCCGACTGCGTAAAGGGTTGAATGACAGGAAAGCTGCCTTTGCAAAAGTACAGATTTTAAAGTCTTCTCTTTCAGTGGTGATTTTCCTACAAAAGCATGAGAGGGACAGAAACGTCTCTGCAGGGGGCCCTTCGACTTGCTGTCAAAAGCTCTTTCTGTCGTTCTGCGAAGGCCTTGCACATACGAGACTTTTCCCTGCTTCTTAACTCGCTGCGAAAGGACTCTGATCACAAAAACAGGGAACCCGTGTCTCTATGTGGCGGCAAGTAAGGAACAGAACCCCGGAAAATTGATCGGAGGGCTGCTATTTTACTTTGCAGAGAGAAAAAGCCCACACAATTCTGGGATCGAAAGTCTCTTCTCCcccttacacccccccccccatcccctctctgctgcctttgctgCCTTTTCTAATGAGCTTCCTGTCTGGCGAACTTTAATGAGCCAATGTCGGCTCAGCGAAGCAGCAGCGGTAGGACCAGCGGAGAGAATCTGCATGTGGAGGGAGGCTAGCTTAGAGAAAAATAGAATTTCTACTTTTCTCTGCACTGAACTAACTTTGAAATTGTAGTTTCCAAGTTCTAATCAGATTCAAAGTCTAATGACTGAAAGGGAAAAGATGTCTGATGTCGGTGTATTTCTTTCTACACAGTTTAAGCAGCAACACTTGTTTAGATTTAGCAGGACAGCTGGCATGAATGCAGATAATTACACCAGTAAatacagtgctgaaaagaaatgtAGTGTAAAGACACTAGTTACACGTGCAAAGTGAGAGGTAAATGCTTTAGGTTACAAAAAGGCGGTTGTCAGGTGAGAAGCAGGAGTGCTTACGGAGATATAGACAGCAGCGAAGCCAGAGAGCGTTGCATGCTGGGATGGGAAAGTTTTCCTGAGGGGAGAAAGTGGGAGAGTTAGGCGCGAAAGACTGAAACATTAGCTTTGAGTGTATTTATC
Protein-coding sequences here:
- the plppr3a gene encoding phospholipid phosphatase-related protein type 3a; translation: MMSPKSKAKKKPPKDSLTLLPCFYFVELPIVLSSLVSLYFLELTDVLSPAIVGFRCHDRDLSMPYVETGDELIPLLMLLSLAFAGPAASIMLGEGLMYCMQSKLKSCPKSESSINAGGCSFNSFLRRTVRFVGVHVFGLLATALVTDVIQLATGYHAPFFLTVCQPNYTAPGVSCDNNAYITQDICMGKDQYAIMSARKTFPSQHATLSGFAAVYISMYFNATISSTTKLLKPLLVFAFCMAAGLAGLTQITQYRSHPIDVYVGYLVGAGIGVYLAVYAVGNFKAAEEDAPAVQRLTPAQQKDGLRVLSQRSHDSLYRKTPRVSESREELGAGLGSGARSKVRREKASLGSLKRASADVELLATRGPMGKETMVTFNTLPRVANGNSPISPSDEPATTQRHMTFHVPYDSQRSRQLVTEWKQRSLELRSQSSREDEDGPDERDGDEGGSGELRNQEMPSSLYPTVQANKGIATPTAPRMVVAPPLVHIPEEALRPPPVSPKSAKTRAKWLSLTEGGTVKEPSKGPIEVSTPRVPNTQPNQHPSQQRVTQVIAMSKQQGPSAASTKTSEGGSSSGGGSNCSESPYYRIPSDRDSCMGSNPGSIAGSGSIVTIDAHAPHHPVVRVSASNGKPWEWRNTISGHMIASDMAGDKQRAALQRQDSVAQYRDYRTLPMKTDSQCSSSASGGADRGAELPPPPLPTTSSPLPPPPQLSSSPLPPLSPHSSSPLPPPPQPCSSPMPPPLPPPTSSHMPPPPHLSSQMAPPPLPPPSQTHPPPHSSSSKIPPPPHPSSCQMATHPSSSQMHPHQHQSSSQMSHHPHPSSSPLPLPPHPSSSSMLPPPPHPDLLLDGHSQSLSRTSTLPRRPSVSARSHAEQEHYYKAMQNERML